A stretch of Cyanobacterium sp. HL-69 DNA encodes these proteins:
- the mtnA gene encoding methylthioribose-1-phosphate isomerase MtnA → MDVNGKPFRTIWLKADEPTVIQIIDQRHLPHRFVIEDLRTVQDVAIALKEMHVRGAGVIGASAGYGMYLASLEAKAQEKFEVQGFLMAMGAKLCATRPTAVNLEWAVNRQLEAVAPLGNDIEAIIKKTLEVAGAIALEDIQLCKSIGEHGFELIQALSNKKQGDTVNILTHCNAGWLGCVDNGTATSPIYEAHRKGLKVHVWVDETRPRNQGARLTAWELGQQGVPHTVIPDNVGGHLMQHGMVDIVIVGSDRTSYTGDVANKIGTYLKALAAKDNNIPFYVALTYSAFDWTISDGVKQIPIEQRDATEVKYIKGLKDGEITEVLLTPENSPAVNYGFDVTPARLITGLITDRGVCPASAEGIANLYPDLSPVVL, encoded by the coding sequence ATGGATGTTAATGGGAAGCCTTTTCGTACTATTTGGTTAAAGGCTGATGAGCCTACGGTAATACAGATAATTGATCAACGGCATTTGCCCCATCGGTTTGTGATTGAGGATTTAAGGACGGTGCAAGACGTGGCGATCGCCCTTAAGGAAATGCACGTGAGGGGTGCAGGGGTAATCGGTGCTTCTGCGGGGTATGGAATGTACCTAGCTTCCCTTGAAGCTAAGGCTCAAGAAAAATTTGAGGTGCAAGGGTTTTTGATGGCAATGGGGGCGAAACTGTGTGCTACTAGACCAACCGCAGTTAATTTAGAGTGGGCGGTAAATCGTCAATTGGAAGCCGTTGCACCCTTGGGGAATGACATCGAGGCAATCATTAAAAAAACTTTGGAAGTGGCAGGGGCGATCGCCCTTGAGGATATACAATTATGTAAGAGTATCGGGGAACACGGCTTCGAGTTGATACAAGCCCTTAGCAACAAAAAACAGGGTGACACCGTAAACATTCTTACCCACTGTAATGCAGGATGGCTTGGTTGTGTGGATAATGGCACCGCAACCTCCCCCATTTATGAAGCCCATCGCAAAGGATTAAAAGTCCATGTGTGGGTGGATGAAACTCGCCCCCGTAACCAAGGGGCAAGGTTGACAGCTTGGGAGTTAGGGCAACAGGGCGTACCCCATACCGTCATCCCTGATAATGTGGGTGGTCATCTCATGCAACATGGTATGGTGGATATAGTTATAGTAGGGAGCGATCGCACCAGCTATACTGGAGATGTAGCTAATAAAATCGGCACCTATCTTAAGGCATTGGCAGCCAAGGATAACAACATCCCCTTTTACGTTGCCCTCACCTATTCAGCCTTTGATTGGACAATTAGCGACGGTGTGAAACAAATTCCCATTGAGCAACGAGACGCTACGGAAGTAAAATATATTAAAGGATTAAAAGATGGGGAAATTACCGAAGTATTATTAACTCCCGAAAATAGCCCTGCGGTTAACTATGGTTTTGATGTAACCCCCGCCCGTCTAATTACTGGTTTAATTACCGATAGGGGTGTATGCCCTGCTAGTGCTGAGGGTATAGCTAATCTTTATCCAGATTTAAGTCCAGTTGTCTTGTAA
- the glyQ gene encoding glycyl-tRNA synthetase alpha subunit GlyQ, protein MTINFQNIIASLNDFWSVRGCMIAQSYDTEKGAGTMNHHTFLRAIGPEPWSVAYVEPCRRPTDGRYGENPNRVQHYYQYQVIIKPSPDNIQEIYLESLKALGIHPEDHDIRFVEDNWESPTLGAWGVGWEVWLDGMEITQFTYFQQCGGIDCKPVAIEITYGLERLAMYLQDVDSIYDIQWNDKLKYGDIFLQGEIEQCTYNFEASNPDLLFKLFNLYEEEAKQLIDKNLVLPSLDYVLKCSHCFNLLDARGVIAVAERTRYIGRIRNLAREVAHQYLAQRESLGFPLIAK, encoded by the coding sequence ATGACTATTAACTTTCAAAATATTATCGCTAGTTTAAATGATTTTTGGAGTGTAAGGGGCTGTATGATAGCTCAATCCTACGATACAGAAAAAGGTGCTGGTACCATGAATCATCATACCTTTCTAAGGGCGATCGGCCCTGAACCTTGGTCGGTGGCTTATGTAGAGCCTTGTCGGCGCCCCACCGATGGTCGTTATGGGGAAAATCCTAACCGAGTACAACACTATTATCAATACCAAGTAATTATCAAACCCTCCCCCGACAATATCCAAGAAATTTACCTTGAATCCCTCAAAGCCCTTGGTATTCATCCAGAAGATCATGATATTCGTTTTGTAGAAGATAACTGGGAATCTCCCACCCTCGGTGCTTGGGGTGTGGGTTGGGAAGTATGGTTAGATGGTATGGAAATTACTCAGTTTACTTATTTTCAACAGTGTGGCGGTATTGATTGTAAGCCCGTGGCGATCGAAATTACCTACGGTTTAGAGCGTTTGGCTATGTATCTCCAAGACGTTGACAGCATTTACGACATCCAATGGAATGACAAACTTAAATACGGAGATATATTTTTGCAAGGGGAAATTGAACAATGTACCTACAACTTTGAAGCATCTAACCCCGACTTACTCTTCAAACTTTTTAATTTGTACGAAGAAGAGGCAAAACAACTCATTGACAAGAATCTAGTCTTACCCTCCCTTGATTATGTCCTCAAATGCTCCCACTGTTTCAATCTCCTCGATGCTAGAGGGGTAATTGCTGTGGCAGAAAGAACCCGTTATATAGGTAGAATCAGGAATTTAGCCCGTGAAGTCGCCCATCAATACCTAGCCCAAAGGGAAAGTCTGGGATTCCCTCTCATAGCAAAGTAG
- a CDS encoding PatA subfamily, whose translation MDTPPTENYSVPIKEFVASKQTYLFNTLKKHQFTGELTLSYPGNTEWKFYLNLGRIVYGTGGEHSVRRWRRNLTAYLPEIATDQSFLEKELQWIAEQKEIKICWDYDLLKRWLSLGKISRNQVLEMINAMLMEIFFDLNQVPEIIFRLDSDFEIPLSEQIFLIDSNKIITPAWKAWQQWLGAKMADRSPNKALGIKYSEELKLKCPPKVYQVFTKLINGRNTIRDLAWQLKRELYQVGKLLLPYIEEGYISLNSIADLPPPVSATTIVQEERNILVACIDDSPAICQTLQSIVKPAGYRFLAITDPIKAIATILASKPDIIFLDLVMPNANGYEICASIRKLSFFRNTPIVILTSNDGMVERVRTKIVGATDFLSKPIQPDEVLNMISKHRP comes from the coding sequence ATGGATACGCCCCCAACTGAAAACTACAGTGTCCCCATCAAGGAGTTTGTAGCTTCAAAGCAAACTTATTTATTCAATACCCTGAAAAAACATCAATTCACAGGAGAGTTAACCCTGAGTTATCCGGGTAATACTGAATGGAAGTTTTATTTAAATTTGGGCAGAATCGTGTACGGCACTGGGGGAGAGCATTCCGTAAGGCGATGGCGCCGTAATTTGACCGCTTATTTACCAGAAATCGCCACTGACCAAAGTTTTTTGGAAAAGGAGTTACAGTGGATTGCGGAGCAAAAGGAAATAAAAATTTGTTGGGATTATGATTTATTAAAGCGCTGGTTATCTTTGGGAAAAATTTCTCGTAATCAAGTATTAGAGATGATTAATGCGATGTTGATGGAGATATTTTTTGACCTTAATCAAGTCCCTGAAATTATTTTTCGTCTTGATTCTGATTTTGAAATTCCTTTATCTGAACAAATCTTTTTGATTGATAGTAATAAGATTATTACCCCCGCTTGGAAGGCTTGGCAACAGTGGTTGGGGGCAAAAATGGCAGATCGTTCTCCCAATAAGGCTTTGGGCATTAAATATTCCGAGGAATTAAAGTTAAAATGTCCTCCCAAGGTATATCAAGTTTTTACTAAATTAATCAACGGGCGCAATACCATTCGGGATTTGGCATGGCAACTAAAAAGGGAGTTGTACCAAGTGGGCAAGTTACTTTTGCCTTACATTGAGGAGGGTTATATTAGTCTTAATTCCATTGCTGATTTGCCTCCCCCAGTTTCTGCTACTACCATTGTTCAAGAGGAGAGAAATATTTTGGTGGCTTGTATTGATGATAGTCCAGCTATCTGTCAAACTCTCCAAAGTATTGTTAAACCTGCGGGTTATCGTTTTCTAGCTATTACTGACCCCATAAAGGCGATCGCCACTATTCTAGCATCAAAACCAGACATAATATTCCTTGATTTGGTAATGCCCAATGCCAATGGTTATGAAATCTGTGCCAGTATTCGTAAACTTTCTTTTTTCCGCAATACTCCCATTGTTATCCTCACTTCTAATGATGGCATGGTGGAAAGGGTACGCACAAAAATAGTCGGTGCCACTGATTTTCTCTCGAAACCCATACAGCCCGATGAGGTTTTAAATATGATTAGTAAACATCGACCGTAA